A stretch of DNA from Promicromonospora sukumoe:
GGTCACGCCGGCGCCGTCGACCAGCACCTGGCCCGACGTCGGCGCCTCCAGCCCGGCGACGATGTTCATCAGGGTGGACTTGCCGCAGCCGGACGGGCCGACGACGGTCACGAACTCGTTGTCGGCGACGTCGAGGTTCACGCCGTCGAGGGCGACGAACTCCTCGTCCTTGAGGGCGAAGGTCTTGCGGGTGTCCCGCACGGAGATCTTGGCGGCGCCCGTCGTCGTGCGCGGGGCGTCCTGCGTGCTGGTGGTCATCGTCGCTCCTGCCATCCGGTCAGCCGGGTCTCCGCGAGCAGCAGCAGCCGGTCCATCACCAGGCCGAGCACGCCGATCGCGACGATGGAGACGAAGATCGTCGCGAGGTCGTAGTAGGTCTGGGCCTGCTGCATGCGGAACCCGAGGCCCGCCTGCGCGGCGAGCAGCTCCGCGGCCACGAGGGTGGCCCATGCGGAGCCGAGGCCCACGCGCATGCCGACGAGGATGAACGGCGAGGACGCCGGCACCACGACGCGCAGGAAGATCGTGCCGTCCTTGGCCCCGAGCACGCGGGCCGCGTTGATGAGCGTCCGGTCCACGCTGACGACGCCCTGGTACGTGGAGATCACGCAGGCCAGGAACGCGGCGAGGAAGATGACGAACACCTTGGGCAACTCGCCGATGCCCATCAGCACCAGCACGAGCGGCAGCAGGGCCAGCGGCGGGATGGTGCGGAAGAACTGGATCCACGGCTCGAACAGGCCGCGGGCCGGTACGTACCAGCCCATCAGGAAGCCGACCGGGACGGCCGCGGCCGAGCCGAGCAGGAACCCGGCCAGCACCCGGCCGAGGCTGGCGAGCAGGTCCTCGCCCAGGGTGCCGCTGACCGTCAGGTCCACGGCCTTGGCGAGCACCTCGGGCGGCGTCGGGAGCTGGAGGCCGCTGAGGGCCAGCACCCACCAGATGCCGATGCCCGCCACGATCGAGACGGCGTTCAGGGTCAGCAGCGTGGTGCGTCTGCCCGCCCGGCGGCGGGGCGGTGACCCGTTACGCGCTGGGGTCGGGGTCGACACGGTCGACGTGGTCACAGGGCTCTCCTCAGGCGTGCGTGCAGTGCGGGCATCGGGGTGCGCAGGGTTCCGCGCAGGTCGGCGTCGCCGTCGGCGGCCTCGGGCTGGGGGTAGCCGGCCAGCAGCGGGGACAGGTGGAAGGCGGCGGCGAGCGCGCCGAGCGCGCCGTCGGTGTCGCGCAGGCGGCCGGCGCGCACGACGAGCGGCTCGTCGGTGGGCAGCGGGTGCAGCTCGTAGCGCAGCGTGGCGGCCGCCTGCTCGACGATCACGGGGGCGACGTGCACGATCTCGCCGCCGATCACGATCTCGTCGGGGTCCAGGGTCAGCGCCGCGGTGCTGAGCACCCGGCCCACGGCCGCGCCGACGTCGCGCAGCACCGCCTCGACCACGGGGTCGCTGGTGGCGACGACGGCGGCGAGGTCATCGAGCGTGGTGACCTCGACGCCCCGGGCGCGGCAGGCCGCGAGCACGGCCGGCGCGGAGGCGACGGTCTCCAGGCAGCCGCGCTTGCCGCAGCGGCACCGGCTCCCGGCCGGGTCGACGTTGATGTGGCCCAGCTCGCCCGCGAACCCGTGCGCCCCGGTGCCGATCCGCCCGCAGACGACGAGGCCGCCGCCCACGCCGTCCGACAGCCGCACGTACAGGAGGTCGGTCGCGCCCTCGGGCTGGGAGACCGCCTCCGCGAGCGCCGCGAGGCGCGTGTTGTTGTCGACGACGACGGGCGCGCCGAACCGCTCGGCGAACGCGCCGTGCACGTCGTGCGGGGCGGAGCGGCGGGCCCACGAGACCTGCTTGCTGTCGACGCGCCACCCGCCGTAGGGGCCGACGACGCCGATGCCGACAGCCTGGAGCTCGCCGAAGTGCAGGCCGTGCTCGCGGGCGAGCCGGTCCACCAGCCGGAAGGCGAGGTCGAGGCGGCGGGGCCACGGGGTGTCGTCGTCGTAGTGCTCGACGCCGGAGGCGACGGTCTCGCGGGCGGCGTCGGCGACGGCGGCCCGGACGCGGCGGTGCCCGAAGTCGACGCCCAGGTACTGGCCGGAGCCGGGGTCGAGCGCGAGGCGCTCGGCGGGCCGGCCGCTGCCGCGGCGGGTGGCGGCGTCGGTGTCGACCACGACGACGGCGCCGCGGCGCAGCAGCTCGGCCGTGGTCTCGGACAGGGTGGTGCGGGACAGGCCCACGCGGCGGGCGAGCTCGGCGCGGCTCAGGGGGCCGTCGCGGAGCGCGGCCAGCACACGGCTCTCGTGGGCGCGGCGTGCGGCGCTGCCAGTTGTCGTCGTCGACATGCTCGTGACCATAAGGACCCCCGAATTTTTCCGTCAACGACCCGGCAGAAAACACGACCAATTCCGTCGGATTCAACCAGAACTCTCGCTCGACGCTGGTCGAGCTTGTCGAGACCCCCGTCCGCCGGTCGAGACACCCATCCGCTGGTCGAGCTTGTCGAGACCCGGGTCTCGACAAGCTCGACCGGCGATGATGAGTCAGGGGAGGGCGTACGTGCGGACGTAGTCGAACGTGGCCGTCGCGCCCGCCGTGTTCATCGCGACCAGGCCGGTGCGCAGGGGCTGGTCGTCGGGCAGGGTCCAGACGCCGCCCCACCGCCACGTCTCGCCGTCGGTGCTGGACGCCATGCGCACCTCGTACTCCGCGTTCGCCGCGTCCCGGTGCACGGCGAGCCGCAGCCACGTGGTCTCCCCCGGCGCCGGGCCGAACATCGGGGCGCTGTACGCGGCCGACGGCGGGGTGCTGGTCGTCCGGGCCGCCTCCTTGGTGAACTCCACCGTCTGCGCAGCGCTGCCGGGCTTGCGCAGCAGGCCGAGCTGGGAGTGCACCAGCTTCACGAACTGATCGTCGTCCGCGTAGAGCACGAGCCCGGCCTGCCGGTTCACGCCCACGCCGTCGAGAGTCAGCTTCGTCTCGACCAGGTAGTCGCCGGTGGGGGCGTCGCGGGTCAGCACCGAGGCGGTGTTGGTGCCCTGGTACAGCTCCGCGTTCTGGGTGGGCCAGGTCAGTGCGCCGTCGTCCAGGCGGACGCCGGCAGCGGGGCCGCGCACCCAGGTCCAGCCGGTGTTGGCTGCGCCGGTGGTTTCCGCGCCGGCGCCGTCCGCGCCGGTCCTGGCCGCGCCGGTGCCGGGCACGACGTCGCCGTCGAACTCGTCCGAGTGCTCCGGCAGCAGCGCGCCCGGCTGCGGGTCGGGCACGCGCTCGGTCACGGGACGCGCGGCGGGCACGAGGCTCACGTTGTCGGCGGCGGCCGCGCCCCGCGCGGTGACGCCCACCGGCACGCGGCCGGCGGCCCCGCGCACCGTGAGGCCGACGCTGCCGAGCGGCTCCTTGA
This window harbors:
- a CDS encoding ABC transporter permease; the protein is MTTSTVSTPTPARNGSPPRRRAGRRTTLLTLNAVSIVAGIGIWWVLALSGLQLPTPPEVLAKAVDLTVSGTLGEDLLASLGRVLAGFLLGSAAAVPVGFLMGWYVPARGLFEPWIQFFRTIPPLALLPLVLVLMGIGELPKVFVIFLAAFLACVISTYQGVVSVDRTLINAARVLGAKDGTIFLRVVVPASSPFILVGMRVGLGSAWATLVAAELLAAQAGLGFRMQQAQTYYDLATIFVSIVAIGVLGLVMDRLLLLAETRLTGWQERR
- a CDS encoding ROK family transcriptional regulator; the protein is MSTTTTGSAARRAHESRVLAALRDGPLSRAELARRVGLSRTTLSETTAELLRRGAVVVVDTDAATRRGSGRPAERLALDPGSGQYLGVDFGHRRVRAAVADAARETVASGVEHYDDDTPWPRRLDLAFRLVDRLAREHGLHFGELQAVGIGVVGPYGGWRVDSKQVSWARRSAPHDVHGAFAERFGAPVVVDNNTRLAALAEAVSQPEGATDLLYVRLSDGVGGGLVVCGRIGTGAHGFAGELGHINVDPAGSRCRCGKRGCLETVASAPAVLAACRARGVEVTTLDDLAAVVATSDPVVEAVLRDVGAAVGRVLSTAALTLDPDEIVIGGEIVHVAPVIVEQAAATLRYELHPLPTDEPLVVRAGRLRDTDGALGALAAAFHLSPLLAGYPQPEAADGDADLRGTLRTPMPALHARLRRAL